In Denticeps clupeoides chromosome 1, fDenClu1.1, whole genome shotgun sequence, a single window of DNA contains:
- the runx2a gene encoding runt-related transcription factor 2 isoform X2: MRGWGTHPSTSRRFSPPSSSLQAVPGKMNDVSPVGAQQEAAAAAAVPRLRPHDNRTMVEIIADHPAELVRTDSPNFLCSVLPSHWRCNKTLPVAFKVVALGDVPDGTVVTVMAGNDENYSAELRNASAVMKNQVARFNDLRFVGRSGRGKSFTLTITVFTNPPQVATYHRAIKVTVDGPREPRRHRQKLDDPPKPGLFSERLSELERLRHTSMRVAVPTQSPRPSLNTTANSFNPQGQSQISDPRQSQSSPPWSYEQPYTPYLSQMTSPSIHSTTPLSSTRATGLPAISEVPRRLSGTSELSPFSADHRQFERQFSCLPTLTESRFSSPRMHYPATFTYTPTPVTSGMSLGMSTTTHYHTYLPPPYPGSTQNQSGPFQTSSTPYLYYGASSGSYQFSMVPGGDRSPSRMLPPCTSASTGSSLINPNLPNQTDGGEADGSHSSSPTVLNSSGRMDESVWRPY; encoded by the exons ATGCGAGGGTGGGGAACGC ACCCGAGCACCAGCCGGAGGTTCAGCCCGCCGTCCAGCAGTCTCCAGGCCGTCCCCGGCAAAATGAACGACGTGAGCCCCGTCGGCGCGCAGCAAGAAGCCGCCGCGGCCGCGGCGGTGCCGAGACTCCGTCCGCACGACAACCGGACGATGGTGGAGATCATCGCCGACCACCCCGCCGAGCTGGTCCGGACGGACAGCCCCAACTTCCTCTGCTCCGTGCTGCCGTCTCACTGGAGATGCAATAAAACTTTGCCAGTGGCGTTTAAG GTGGTCGCGCTGGGGGACGTTCCTGACGGCACGGTGGTCACGGTGATGGCAGGGAATGACGAGAACTACTCGGCAGAGCTGCGCAATGCCTCGGCTGTCATGAAGAACCAAGTAGCCCGCTTTAATGACTTGAGGTTCGTGGGCCGGAGTGGACGAG gcAAAAGCTTCACTCTGACAATCACAGTATTCACAAACCCACCCCAAGTGGCTACTTACCACCGAGCCATAAAGGTCACAGTGGATGGACCAAGGGAGCCAAGAA GACACAGGCAGAAGCTGGACGACCCGCCGAAGCCCGGCCTGTTCTCGGAGCGCCTCAGCGAACTGGAACGCCTCCGACACACCTCCATGAGAGTTGCCGTGCCAACGCAGAGCCCCCGGCCGTCGCTCAACACCACAGCCAATTCGTTCAACCCGCAGGGGCAGTCTCAAATCTCAG ACCCCCGGCAGTCCCAGTCTTCTCCCCCCTGGTCTTATGAGCAGCCCTACACGCCCTACCTTAGCCAAATGACCTCGCCCTCCATCCACTCCACCACGCCACTGTCCTCCACCCGAGCCACAGGCCTGCCCGCCATCAGTGAGGTGCCAAGACGGCTCTCAG GAACGTCCGAGCTGAGCCCCTTCTCCGCTGACCATCGCCAGTTTGAACGTCAGTTTTCCTGCCTCCCCACCCTCACGGAGAGCCGCTTCTCCAGCCCAAGGATGCATTACCCAGCCACCTTCACGTACACACCCACGCCTGTGACTTCTGGTATGTCCCTCGGCATGTCTACCACTACCCACTATCACACCTATTTGCCTCCGCCCTACCCCGGCTCCACGCAGAACCAAAGCGGGCCTTTCCAGACCAGTAGCACACCCTATCTGTACTATGGAGCCTCGTCTGGGTCGTACCAGTTCTCAATGGTCCCAGGGGGGGACCGCTCCCCATCCAGGATGCTCCCACCATGTACCAGTGCCTCTACTGGCAGCTCCCTCATCAACCCCAACCTCCCCAACCAGACAGATGGAGGCGAAGCTGATGGAAGCCACAGCAGCTCACCAACTGTACTCAACTCCAGCGGCAGGATGGATGAATCGGTGTGGCGGCCGTATTGA
- the runx2a gene encoding runt-related transcription factor 2 isoform X4: protein MASNSLFSSVTPCQQNFFWDPSTSRRFSPPSSSLQAVPGKMNDVSPVGAQQEAAAAAAVPRLRPHDNRTMVEIIADHPAELVRTDSPNFLCSVLPSHWRCNKTLPVAFKVVALGDVPDGTVVTVMAGNDENYSAELRNASAVMKNQVARFNDLRFVGRSGRGKSFTLTITVFTNPPQVATYHRAIKVTVDGPREPRRHRQKLDDPPKPGLFSERLSELERLRHTSMRVAVPTQSPRPSLNTTANSFNPQGQSQISDPRQSQSSPPWSYEQPYTPYLSQMTSPSIHSTTPLSSTRATGLPAISEVPRRLSGTSELSPFSADHRQFERQFSCLPTLTESRFSSPRMHYPATFTYTPTPVTSATGFLTKGSS, encoded by the exons ACCCGAGCACCAGCCGGAGGTTCAGCCCGCCGTCCAGCAGTCTCCAGGCCGTCCCCGGCAAAATGAACGACGTGAGCCCCGTCGGCGCGCAGCAAGAAGCCGCCGCGGCCGCGGCGGTGCCGAGACTCCGTCCGCACGACAACCGGACGATGGTGGAGATCATCGCCGACCACCCCGCCGAGCTGGTCCGGACGGACAGCCCCAACTTCCTCTGCTCCGTGCTGCCGTCTCACTGGAGATGCAATAAAACTTTGCCAGTGGCGTTTAAG GTGGTCGCGCTGGGGGACGTTCCTGACGGCACGGTGGTCACGGTGATGGCAGGGAATGACGAGAACTACTCGGCAGAGCTGCGCAATGCCTCGGCTGTCATGAAGAACCAAGTAGCCCGCTTTAATGACTTGAGGTTCGTGGGCCGGAGTGGACGAG gcAAAAGCTTCACTCTGACAATCACAGTATTCACAAACCCACCCCAAGTGGCTACTTACCACCGAGCCATAAAGGTCACAGTGGATGGACCAAGGGAGCCAAGAA GACACAGGCAGAAGCTGGACGACCCGCCGAAGCCCGGCCTGTTCTCGGAGCGCCTCAGCGAACTGGAACGCCTCCGACACACCTCCATGAGAGTTGCCGTGCCAACGCAGAGCCCCCGGCCGTCGCTCAACACCACAGCCAATTCGTTCAACCCGCAGGGGCAGTCTCAAATCTCAG ACCCCCGGCAGTCCCAGTCTTCTCCCCCCTGGTCTTATGAGCAGCCCTACACGCCCTACCTTAGCCAAATGACCTCGCCCTCCATCCACTCCACCACGCCACTGTCCTCCACCCGAGCCACAGGCCTGCCCGCCATCAGTGAGGTGCCAAGACGGCTCTCAG GAACGTCCGAGCTGAGCCCCTTCTCCGCTGACCATCGCCAGTTTGAACGTCAGTTTTCCTGCCTCCCCACCCTCACGGAGAGCCGCTTCTCCAGCCCAAGGATGCATTACCCAGCCACCTTCACGTACACACCCACGCCTGTGACTTCTG CTACTGGTTTCTTAACAAAAGGTTCATCCTGA
- the runx2a gene encoding runt-related transcription factor 2 isoform X1, giving the protein MASNSLFSSVTPCQQNFFWDPSTSRRFSPPSSSLQAVPGKMNDVSPVGAQQEAAAAAAVPRLRPHDNRTMVEIIADHPAELVRTDSPNFLCSVLPSHWRCNKTLPVAFKVVALGDVPDGTVVTVMAGNDENYSAELRNASAVMKNQVARFNDLRFVGRSGRGKSFTLTITVFTNPPQVATYHRAIKVTVDGPREPRRHRQKLDDPPKPGLFSERLSELERLRHTSMRVAVPTQSPRPSLNTTANSFNPQGQSQISDPRQSQSSPPWSYEQPYTPYLSQMTSPSIHSTTPLSSTRATGLPAISEVPRRLSGTSELSPFSADHRQFERQFSCLPTLTESRFSSPRMHYPATFTYTPTPVTSGMSLGMSTTTHYHTYLPPPYPGSTQNQSGPFQTSSTPYLYYGASSGSYQFSMVPGGDRSPSRMLPPCTSASTGSSLINPNLPNQTDGGEADGSHSSSPTVLNSSGRMDESVWRPY; this is encoded by the exons ACCCGAGCACCAGCCGGAGGTTCAGCCCGCCGTCCAGCAGTCTCCAGGCCGTCCCCGGCAAAATGAACGACGTGAGCCCCGTCGGCGCGCAGCAAGAAGCCGCCGCGGCCGCGGCGGTGCCGAGACTCCGTCCGCACGACAACCGGACGATGGTGGAGATCATCGCCGACCACCCCGCCGAGCTGGTCCGGACGGACAGCCCCAACTTCCTCTGCTCCGTGCTGCCGTCTCACTGGAGATGCAATAAAACTTTGCCAGTGGCGTTTAAG GTGGTCGCGCTGGGGGACGTTCCTGACGGCACGGTGGTCACGGTGATGGCAGGGAATGACGAGAACTACTCGGCAGAGCTGCGCAATGCCTCGGCTGTCATGAAGAACCAAGTAGCCCGCTTTAATGACTTGAGGTTCGTGGGCCGGAGTGGACGAG gcAAAAGCTTCACTCTGACAATCACAGTATTCACAAACCCACCCCAAGTGGCTACTTACCACCGAGCCATAAAGGTCACAGTGGATGGACCAAGGGAGCCAAGAA GACACAGGCAGAAGCTGGACGACCCGCCGAAGCCCGGCCTGTTCTCGGAGCGCCTCAGCGAACTGGAACGCCTCCGACACACCTCCATGAGAGTTGCCGTGCCAACGCAGAGCCCCCGGCCGTCGCTCAACACCACAGCCAATTCGTTCAACCCGCAGGGGCAGTCTCAAATCTCAG ACCCCCGGCAGTCCCAGTCTTCTCCCCCCTGGTCTTATGAGCAGCCCTACACGCCCTACCTTAGCCAAATGACCTCGCCCTCCATCCACTCCACCACGCCACTGTCCTCCACCCGAGCCACAGGCCTGCCCGCCATCAGTGAGGTGCCAAGACGGCTCTCAG GAACGTCCGAGCTGAGCCCCTTCTCCGCTGACCATCGCCAGTTTGAACGTCAGTTTTCCTGCCTCCCCACCCTCACGGAGAGCCGCTTCTCCAGCCCAAGGATGCATTACCCAGCCACCTTCACGTACACACCCACGCCTGTGACTTCTGGTATGTCCCTCGGCATGTCTACCACTACCCACTATCACACCTATTTGCCTCCGCCCTACCCCGGCTCCACGCAGAACCAAAGCGGGCCTTTCCAGACCAGTAGCACACCCTATCTGTACTATGGAGCCTCGTCTGGGTCGTACCAGTTCTCAATGGTCCCAGGGGGGGACCGCTCCCCATCCAGGATGCTCCCACCATGTACCAGTGCCTCTACTGGCAGCTCCCTCATCAACCCCAACCTCCCCAACCAGACAGATGGAGGCGAAGCTGATGGAAGCCACAGCAGCTCACCAACTGTACTCAACTCCAGCGGCAGGATGGATGAATCGGTGTGGCGGCCGTATTGA
- the runx2a gene encoding runt-related transcription factor 2 isoform X3, with protein MNDVSPVGAQQEAAAAAAVPRLRPHDNRTMVEIIADHPAELVRTDSPNFLCSVLPSHWRCNKTLPVAFKVVALGDVPDGTVVTVMAGNDENYSAELRNASAVMKNQVARFNDLRFVGRSGRGKSFTLTITVFTNPPQVATYHRAIKVTVDGPREPRRHRQKLDDPPKPGLFSERLSELERLRHTSMRVAVPTQSPRPSLNTTANSFNPQGQSQISDPRQSQSSPPWSYEQPYTPYLSQMTSPSIHSTTPLSSTRATGLPAISEVPRRLSGTSELSPFSADHRQFERQFSCLPTLTESRFSSPRMHYPATFTYTPTPVTSGMSLGMSTTTHYHTYLPPPYPGSTQNQSGPFQTSSTPYLYYGASSGSYQFSMVPGGDRSPSRMLPPCTSASTGSSLINPNLPNQTDGGEADGSHSSSPTVLNSSGRMDESVWRPY; from the exons ATGAACGACGTGAGCCCCGTCGGCGCGCAGCAAGAAGCCGCCGCGGCCGCGGCGGTGCCGAGACTCCGTCCGCACGACAACCGGACGATGGTGGAGATCATCGCCGACCACCCCGCCGAGCTGGTCCGGACGGACAGCCCCAACTTCCTCTGCTCCGTGCTGCCGTCTCACTGGAGATGCAATAAAACTTTGCCAGTGGCGTTTAAG GTGGTCGCGCTGGGGGACGTTCCTGACGGCACGGTGGTCACGGTGATGGCAGGGAATGACGAGAACTACTCGGCAGAGCTGCGCAATGCCTCGGCTGTCATGAAGAACCAAGTAGCCCGCTTTAATGACTTGAGGTTCGTGGGCCGGAGTGGACGAG gcAAAAGCTTCACTCTGACAATCACAGTATTCACAAACCCACCCCAAGTGGCTACTTACCACCGAGCCATAAAGGTCACAGTGGATGGACCAAGGGAGCCAAGAA GACACAGGCAGAAGCTGGACGACCCGCCGAAGCCCGGCCTGTTCTCGGAGCGCCTCAGCGAACTGGAACGCCTCCGACACACCTCCATGAGAGTTGCCGTGCCAACGCAGAGCCCCCGGCCGTCGCTCAACACCACAGCCAATTCGTTCAACCCGCAGGGGCAGTCTCAAATCTCAG ACCCCCGGCAGTCCCAGTCTTCTCCCCCCTGGTCTTATGAGCAGCCCTACACGCCCTACCTTAGCCAAATGACCTCGCCCTCCATCCACTCCACCACGCCACTGTCCTCCACCCGAGCCACAGGCCTGCCCGCCATCAGTGAGGTGCCAAGACGGCTCTCAG GAACGTCCGAGCTGAGCCCCTTCTCCGCTGACCATCGCCAGTTTGAACGTCAGTTTTCCTGCCTCCCCACCCTCACGGAGAGCCGCTTCTCCAGCCCAAGGATGCATTACCCAGCCACCTTCACGTACACACCCACGCCTGTGACTTCTGGTATGTCCCTCGGCATGTCTACCACTACCCACTATCACACCTATTTGCCTCCGCCCTACCCCGGCTCCACGCAGAACCAAAGCGGGCCTTTCCAGACCAGTAGCACACCCTATCTGTACTATGGAGCCTCGTCTGGGTCGTACCAGTTCTCAATGGTCCCAGGGGGGGACCGCTCCCCATCCAGGATGCTCCCACCATGTACCAGTGCCTCTACTGGCAGCTCCCTCATCAACCCCAACCTCCCCAACCAGACAGATGGAGGCGAAGCTGATGGAAGCCACAGCAGCTCACCAACTGTACTCAACTCCAGCGGCAGGATGGATGAATCGGTGTGGCGGCCGTATTGA